From Acropora muricata isolate sample 2 chromosome 14, ASM3666990v1, whole genome shotgun sequence, one genomic window encodes:
- the LOC136898123 gene encoding uncharacterized protein, which yields MGMMAITDSPKPEYLEDIVHPQRTSKYLRILRSVGWILRWRKSTTNTQTLLTLEELRDAKSVILKQVQKKFFWEELKALESDQPVHQQSSLMSLHPFVTDGLIRMGGRLQHVEATFEELHPVLVKKCGVIDQSVLHIHEQMQHAGTGTVISEVRRQGIWILRSKKTVSSVIRKCQKCSRFLAGPASEQIPPFPRCRVTCRRPFEATGMDLGGPLYLKESCKAWFVVFTCMSVRVIHLEIVTSLSVEALIQAFQRFINRRGVPQLCISDHGTNFVAAAKWVREKNLEIKWQFMVERGPWWGGAWER from the coding sequence ATGGGGATGATGGCTATAACTGACAGCCCAAAGCCGGAGTATTTGGAGGACATTGTTCATCCTCAGCGAACAAGCAAATACCTTCGCATTTTGAGGAGTGTAGGGTGGATATTACGTTGGCGCAAGTCCACTACGAACACTCAAACACTGCTGACCTTGGAAGAGTTAAGAGATGCCAAATCAGTCATTCTTAAACAAGTACAGAAGAAGTTTTTCTGGGAAGAGTTAAAGGCACTGGAAAGTGACCAACCAGTTCACCAACAGTCTAGTTTGATGTCCCTACACCCGTTCGTTACGGATGGATTAATTAGAATGGGGGGCCGCTTACAGCATGTTGAAGCAACCTTTGAGGAACTCCATCCCGTCCTTGTTAAGAAGTGTGGTGTCATCGACCAGTCAGTGCTTCACATTCACGAGCAGATGCAACACGCCGGTACTGGGACAGTTATCTCGGAGGTGAGACGCCAAGGCATTTGGATTCTGCGATCAAAGAAGACTGTCTCATCAGTTATTAGAAAGTGCCAAAAATGCAGCCGGTTTCTGGCTGGTCCTGCGTCTGAACAGATTCCACCATTCCCTCGATGCCGGGTAACCTGTAGACGCCCTTTTGAGGCTACTGGCATGGATCTAGGAGGACCTCTCTACCTTAAGGAGAGCTGCAAGGCCTGGTTTGTTGTGTTCACATGCATGTCAGTTAGAGTCATCCATTTGGAGATCGTGACGTCATTGTCTGTAGAAGCATTGATTCAGGCCTTCCAGAGATTTATAAACAGACGAGGTGTTCCACAGCTATGTATAAGTGACCATGGAACAAACTTCGTAGCTGCAGCCAAGTGGGTGAGAGAGAAAAATCTAGAAATAAAGTGGCAGTTTATGGTCGAACGAGGACCTTGGTGGGGAGGAGCGTGGGAGAGATAA
- the LOC136898124 gene encoding uncharacterized protein: MGVVKGLLRRSLGQAVLSWEELVTALTEVEKVINRRPITYLWQSSEPGGGVPIPLCPEQFLLPPRTDGKEEERELNVSKEFQQRKKWVSSMNDIWKKEYLHQVLGYQGEVWTTQPNPLKAKEVVLMADDREKRLNWKMGVVQKLIKGRNGRCRTAVVQVKSGLLRRPIRKLHKLEICAETDNLPRYLSVTESNTCKRST, encoded by the coding sequence ATGGGCGTTGTCAAGGGACTTCTACGCCGCTCATTGGGGCAAGCTGTGCTTTCCTGGGAAGAATTGGTAACCGCCCTAACTGAGGTAGAGAAAGTCATCAACCGCCGGCCTATCACTTATCTGTGGCAATCGAGTGAACCAGGTGGTGGAGTGCCTATCCCTTTGTGTCCTGAACAGTTCCTGTTGCCACCCCGTACAGAtggcaaagaagaagaaagagaactGAATGTCTCAAAGGAATTTCAACAGAGGAAGAAGTGGGTGTCTTCTATGAACGACATTTGGAAGAAAGAATACTTACATCAGGTGCTGGGATACCAAGGGGAAGTTTGGACTACTCAACCAAATCCGCTGAAAGCAAAAGAAGTTGTACTGATGGCTGATGACAGAGAGAAACGCCTTAATTGGAAGATGGGTGTTGTTCAGAAACTCATCAAAGGTCGTAACGGAAGATGCCGAACAGCTGTTGTTCAAGTGAAGTCCGGATTATTGAGACGACCGATTCGCAAGCTGCACAAGTTGGAAATCTGTGCTGAAACAGACAATCTCCCTCGGTATCTGAGCGTTACGGAatcaaacacttgtaaaagaagtacttga